One Longimicrobiales bacterium DNA window includes the following coding sequences:
- a CDS encoding outer membrane beta-barrel protein yields the protein MPSRESLAIDGSNTDYDIVNKIYQNAGNSTQTGVQLVLEHRLAPSWRMPGSINWLVVDIEGLKTTLLFPTPRPFSIAASRDDTWDVTANNQIALPQGGDLRLGFIYYAAREVPQGRERARSSFDIAATWPPYG from the coding sequence ATGCCTTCCAGAGAGTCTCTCGCGATCGACGGTTCGAACACAGACTACGACATTGTCAACAAGATCTACCAGAACGCTGGGAATTCCACCCAAACCGGCGTCCAGTTGGTCCTCGAGCACCGGCTGGCACCCTCATGGCGGATGCCTGGGAGCATCAACTGGTTGGTGGTCGACATCGAAGGCCTCAAAACCACGCTGCTCTTCCCGACGCCCCGCCCGTTCTCCATCGCCGCGTCGCGAGACGACACCTGGGACGTCACCGCCAACAATCAGATCGCGCTTCCCCAGGGCGGCGACCTGCGCCTGGGCTTCATCTACTACGCAGCCCGGGAGGTACCCCAGGGCCGGGAACGCGCCCGATCCTCGTTCGACATCGCTGCGACCTGGCCCCCATATGGATGA
- a CDS encoding disulfide bond formation protein B, with product MQTYDENRQASADPAWIFAFSAWLIASTSALGSLFFGEVMKLPPCSLCWYQRIFMFPLMLILPFALFPFDRNVIRSVMPLVGFGGFLAALHVLIVAGIVPERVAPCRQGVPCSETVIEWFGFVTIPMLSFVAFVAISVLLILALQRSAK from the coding sequence ATGCAGACCTACGACGAAAACCGACAAGCAAGCGCCGATCCCGCCTGGATTTTCGCGTTCAGCGCGTGGCTCATTGCCAGCACCTCCGCACTGGGCTCTCTCTTCTTCGGCGAAGTCATGAAGCTGCCTCCCTGCTCCCTGTGTTGGTATCAGCGCATCTTCATGTTTCCGCTGATGCTGATCCTGCCTTTTGCGCTCTTCCCCTTCGACAGGAACGTGATTCGGTCCGTCATGCCGCTCGTCGGCTTCGGCGGGTTCTTGGCGGCCCTCCACGTTCTGATCGTCGCGGGGATCGTTCCGGAGCGCGTGGCACCGTGCAGGCAGGGCGTGCCTTGCTCGGAGACGGTGATCGAGTGGTTCGGGTTCGTGACGATTCCCATGCTGTCGTTCGTGGCCTTCGTGGCTATCTCAGTCCTGCTGATTCTTGCTCTACAACGGAGTGCAAAGTGA